A portion of the Fulvia fulva chromosome 1, complete sequence genome contains these proteins:
- a CDS encoding Chromatin structure-remodeling complex subunit rsc9: protein MAPKRGQSIERTDERDEFIKKLAEYHEKRGTTLETEPKIGVRHVDLFKLYQRVVDEGGYDLVSDTKAKPLMWRKFAEEFIGKNQYTAAQAFQIKNVYYKNLVAYEISTHWGKEPPPKEILEDVTAKGGNVMARTLENYERPKPREQENLANGDASDASPEQKTPKEEKMDGLDEPGSATGRSTRGLRQQPPQRVLFQPDITSGRHARGQHTTSHASPSPAAGINAVVNAHSLTNGASATLASYEPSQAYPLSLKPVVTPANNPEFYKNERKRKLEANAGPLARKYRNIMLPGTGFIGPNIYIRAQLAIQSGLPDEERYALHHLVKISHERGDKYRFDQFPGLADALTKKVLQVTGLFYDIDWDVMYDEEFFAGDDETLNGLDGTPDILQRLNSSIPTITDDTVLTGDFLTQLNRITEAGLVIRNMALQEENAGYLARLPLIRDLIAVVLNLPEHSSIVELRHYILDIAEQVLKYIDISSHDAIYQGLLSHISSHDRGAIATALRTISRIAMSHPQPKRLEEIPIRTLRHVQELLLIEDEELRSACLDFLGQYTSFSDNVETLVQSLDAEVLAHQLSRFILFTAKEHKEQRHIRRQEFSDTIAPVPRLSKSIVDQLLKLEEPERSSEWLRMCFQADANAEMTQISLWQAYQGTFAPYHATHPHLIAGEFIKNVSTTFQGATAQVAGSNKYVIRGIKSRKVPVDTGILAGSKATDKGKELTRCHWKFTVHVDGIRDPNTGIMTAPQTQERECAEWSRTSDDMLQHILSTHLQMPKKLPTAKDDDKMDIDAGTAAPAVNGNPTGANGSSYNFDFVAADKTTYTCRWADCQRSSADFSGGKSSRTILYARHIRTHLPEIEASRSKHNLKSNALHDSSPVEITRLTMLEDEKGDATGVPLRAILVLRNMARFMPQRLDKANGADAIKSGHKQEQKTDLLADIFDPEVRERLFYAMSHSKTMRDYAGAVFRAIKQSEARAVQT, encoded by the exons ATGGCTCCGAAGCGCGGTCAGTCGATTGAACGGACCGACGAGCGCGACGAGTTCATCAAGAAGCTTGCCGAGTACCACGAGAAGCGCGG GACAACCCTCGAAACCGAGCCCAAAATCGGCGTACGACATGTCGACCTCTTCAAACTCTACCAGCGCGTCGTAGACGAAGGCGGCTACGATCTCGTTTCCGACACCAAGGCCAAACCGTTGATGTGGCGCAAGTTCGCGGAGGAGTTCATCGGCAAGAACCAGTACACCGCAGCGCAAGCATTTCAGATCAAGAACGTGTACTACAAGAACCTGGTCGCGTACGAGATCAGCACGCATTGGGGGAAAGAGCCACCGCCAAAGGAGATCCTGGAGGACGTGACTGCGAAGGGCGGGAATGTCATGGCTCGAACATTGGAGAACTATGAAAGGCCGAAGCCTCGAGAGCAGGAGAATCTGGCAAATGGTGATGCAAGCGACGCCAGCCCAGAGCAGAAAACGCCGAAAGAGGAGAAGATGGATGGTCTAGATGAGCCTGGCAGTGCGACAGGCCGGTCTACGAGAGGGTTGAGACAGCAGCCTCCACAACGTGTCCTGTTCCAACCAGACATCACATCGGGACGTCACGCCAGGGGACAACATACGACATCGCATGCGTCTCCTTCACCGGCCGCAGGCATCAACGCTGTCGTGAATGCCCACTCTCTAACGAATGGCGCGTCTGCGACTCTTGCATCGTACGAACCGTCGCAAGCATATCCGCTATCTCTGAAGCCTGTGGTCACACCTGCGAACAACCCTGAGTTCTATAAGAATGAACGAAAGCGGAAGTTGGAGGCCAATGCTGGACCACTGGCAAGGAAGTATCGTAACATTATGCTCCCGGGAACTGGGTTCATCGGGCCCAATATCTACATCCGCGCACAGCTTGCCATACAGAGCGGACTGCCCGACGAGGAGCGCTACGCATTGCACCATCTCGTCAAGATCAGTCATGAGCGTGGTGACAAGTACCGCTTCGATCAGTTCCCTGGCTTGGCAGATGCTCTCACCAAGAAGGTCTTACAAGTGACGGGCTTGTTCTATGACATTGATTGGGATGTTATGTACGATGAAGAGTTCTTTGCCGGCGACGACGAAACACTGAATGGACTTGATGGAACCCCGGATATCCTTCAAAGGCTCAACTCCAGTATCCCAACCATAACGGACGATACGGTATTGACCGGCGACTTCTTGACTCAGCTAAATCGCATCACGGAGGCTGGGCTTGTCATTCGTAACATGGCACTGCAAGAGGAGAATGCAGGTTACCTTGCGCGCCTGCCTTTGATTCGCGACCTCATAGCTGTGGTGCTCAACCTGCCTGAGCACTCGAGCATTGTCGAACTTCGCCATTATATACTCGATATCGCTGAGCAGGTGCTAAAGTACATTGACATCAGCTCACACGATGCAATTTACCAAGGGCTGCTGTCACACATCTCGAGCCACGATCGTGGAGCTATCGCCACTGCACTGCGGACAATCAGCAGGATTGCAATGTCGCATCCCCAACCCAAACGCCTAGAGGAAATTCCCATCAGAACTCTGCGACATGTCCAGGAACTCTTGTTGATCGAAGACGAAGAGCTACGTTCTGCATGTCTCGACTTTCTCGGCCAGTATACGTCTTTCAGCGACAACGTCGAGACTCTGGTGCAAAGTCTTGATGCAGAAGTGCTGGCGCATCAACTCAGCAGATTCATTCTATTCACCGCGAAAGAGCACAAGGAGCAACGTCATATCCGGCGACAAGAATTCAGCGACACTATCGCGCCTGTGCCACGACTGTCCAAGAGCATCGTCGATCAGTTGCTGAAGCTCGAGGAACCTGAACGATCATCCGAGTGGCTACGGATGTGCTTTCAAGCTGACGCAAATGCTGAGATGACGCAGATCTCCCTATGGCAAGCATATCAGGGCACATTCGCACCTTATCACGCGACACATCCGCATCTTATCGCTGGGGAGTTCATCAAGAACGTAAGCACCACGTTTCAAGGTGCCACTGCCCAGGTCGCCGGCTCCAATAAATATGTCATCAGGGGAATCAAATCTCGAAAGGTGCCCGTTGACACGGGAATATTGGCTGGATCGAAGGCTACCGATAAAGGGAAGGAGCTCACTCGCTGTCACTGGAAGTTCACTGTACACGTTGACGGCATCAGAGATCCAAATACTGGTATCATGACGGCTCCCCAGACTCAAGAACGGGAGTGTGCGGAGTGGTCGCGCACAAGCGATGACATGCTCCAGCACATACTGTCTACTCACTTGCAAATGCCCAAAAAGCTGCCAACGGCCAAAGACGACGACAAGATGGACATTGATGCTGGCACAGCTGCCCCTGCAGTCAACGGTAACCCTACCGGAGCAAATGGTAGCAGCTACAATTTCGACTTTGTTGCCGCGGACAAGACTACATACACCTGCCGATGGGCAGACTGTCAACGTTCATCGGCAGATTTCAGTGGAGGAAAGTCATCACGCACCATACTCTACGCCAGGCACATCAGAACCCATCTGCCAGAGATTGAGGCGTCCAGGTCGAAACACAATCTGAAGAGCAACGCACTGCATGACTCCTCGCCAGTCGAGATCACGAGGCTGACGATGCTCGAGGACGAGAAGGGCGATGCCACTGGTGTGCCTCTCCGAGCAATCTTAGTCCTCCGCAACATGGCACGCTTCATGCCGCAACGCCTCGACAAGGCAAACGGCGCAGATGCCATCAAGAGTGGCCACAAGCAGGAGCAGAAGACCGATCTGCTTGCCGACATATTCGACCCTGAGGTGCGAGAACGCTTGTTCTACGCAATGTCGCACAGTAAGACGATGAGAGACTATGCCGGGGCAGTGTTCAGGGCCATCAAGCAGAGCGAGGCCAGGGCTGTGCAGACTTAA
- a CDS encoding Cytochrome P450 monooxygenase bsc11 yields MQYVKSTTELSDGTVLPAGAMIMIDDSAVRDPEIYENLEKFDAYRYLRKRERAGEENGHQFVTTSPDNLACGHGQHACPGRFFASTEMKVLFCLILLRYDLRYVPGADPPKYTRFKHHVAAPPDLKVQFRRRKEEIDLLHPKDGQRQQSPSVHIPKDKYLAFKSTASVTAIMFTYSRDIQSCPRILTTGRR; encoded by the exons ATGCAATACGTGAAGAGCACCACCGAACTTTCCGATGGCACGGTACTACCAGCAGGTGCCATGATCATGATCGACGACAGCGCTGTACGGGATCCAGAGATCTACGAGAACCTGGAGAAGTTCGATGCGTATCGTTACTTGCGCAAACGTGAGCGGGCAGGTGAGGAGAACGGCCATCAGTTCGTCACAACATCGCCAGATAATCTCGCGTGCGGACATGGACAGCATGCTTGTCCTG GACGATTCTTCGCGAGCACGGAGATGAAGGTGTTGTTCTGCCTTATTTTGCTGAGATACGACTTGCGGTATGTGCCAGGAGCAGACCCGCCGAAGTATACCAGATTCAAGCATCATGTGGCGGCGCCTCCCGATTTGAAGGTGCAGTTTCGCAGGAGGAAGGAGGAGATAGATTTGCTTCACCCGAAGGACGGTCAGCGACAGCAAAGTCCAAGCGTGCACATCCCCAAGGACAAATATCTCGCATTCAAGAGTACAGCAAGTGTCACCGCCATCATGTTCACTTACAGCAGGGATATTCAATCGTGTCCGCGGATACTGACAACAGGCAGGAGATGA
- a CDS encoding Anthranilate phosphoribosyltransferase, with amino-acid sequence MPRHDNTGYVSITNLLKRLATLESARQVSSEDIAAAVALIFTNSLSPVQFGVLLWALHTTNLDHQADVLAECASAMRGAAAQVDKEALEAVVKKNRKPEGAYGGNLCDIVGTGGDGHNTYNVSTTSSIIASALLMMAKHGNNSSTSLSGSADLLQHAPKPPIIAATTAANLPQIYEKTNYGFLYAREWHPGMNYGAAIRREVPVRTIFNLLGPLANPVHDAGLVECRILGVARKDVGQNFADSLRLSGSRKALVVCGDENLDEISCAGLTHCWYIHETHASHGEGAKPVEITKFTLTPEDFGLPRHPLETVHGGKGPAENAEILMQILRNERPDDDPVLHFVLLNTAALITTSGMCEADESDMGHGDDGKVIKERGPGGLRWKEGLRRAKWCIKSGEALRQWDAFVEVTNSMPST; translated from the exons ATGCCACGCCATGATAATACTGGATATGTCTCCATAACGAATCTCCTCAAACGACTGGCAACTCTGGAATCAGCAAGACAAGTGAGCTCTGAAGACATTGCCGCCGCTGTCGCTCTCATTTTCACGAACAGTCTATCTCCAGTGCAGTTTGGTGTTTTGCTATGGGCATTGCACACGACCAATTTGGACCACCAAGCGGATGTTCTGGCAGAATGTGCTTCAGCAATGCGGGGAGCAGCAGCACAAGTTGACAAGGAAGCATTGGAGGCCGTTGTGAAGAAGAACAGGAAGCCAGAAGGTGCCTATGGCGGGAACCTG TGTGATATTGTGGGAACTGGCGGCGATGGACACAACACCTACAACGTTTCGACAACTTCCTCGATTATAGCATCAGCTCTGTTGATGATGGCTAAACATGGCAACAACTCCTCGACATCTCTTTCGGGTTCAGCAGACCTCTTGCAACATGCTCCCAAGCCACCCATCATCGCAGCAACGACGGCAGCCAATCTTCCCCAAATCTACGAGAAGACTAACTATGGCTTCCTCTACGCTCGTGAGTGGCACCCAGGCATGAATTACGGAGCCGCTATTCGACGAGAGGTCCCTGTGAGAACCATCTTCAACTTGCTAGGGCCTCTTGCGAACCCTGTGCATGATGCTGGTCTCGTGGAGTGTCGGATTCTTGGTGTCGCCCGAAAGGACGTCGGTCAGAATTTTGCAGACTCACTTCGCCTGAGTGGTTCACGGAAAGCGCTGGTAGTGTGTGGCGATGAGAACCTCGATGAGATATCCTGTGCAGGGCTGACTCACTGTTGGTACATCCACGAGACCCATGCCAGTCATGGCGAGGGTGCAAAGCCAGTCGAAATCACCAAGTTCACCCTAACACCAGAAGACTTTGGCCTGCCTCGACATCCACTGGAGACCGTCCACGGCGGCAAAGGACCAGCGGAGAATGCAGAGATCCTGATGCAAATTCTGCGCAATGAGCGACCAGACGACGACCCCGTGCTACATTTCGTACTCCTGAACACTGCTGCTCTGATCACGACGAGCGGCATGTGCGAGGCAGACGAAAGCGACATGGGTCATGGTGATGATGGTAAGGTCATCAAGGAACGAGGACCAGGAGGTCTCCGCTGGAAAGAGGGTCTACGTCGAGCAAAGTGGTGCATAAAGAGCGGCGAGGCGCTTCGACAGTGGGATGCCTTTGTGGAGGTGACCAACTCCATGCCATCGACATAA
- a CDS encoding Sphingoid long chain base kinase 5, giving the protein MAAAMAFDPTALILEIYPDNNITGPSVQAHQGVLVASCEYLINGMAAAMAEAAGVQQVVRQPPFMVAEVPYDVMTVFLKWLYAAHFGSNNHQFQFQTMADILSVWRWTKHPLYNTGFRDSLVIEMVKLVQTITNVRPNMAAHELVHVIANTNSDIDGGMAHFFADYILHSELDDAGLNQASNILASGSPHTTLCHAFMHAVLTGKKATRSGRPQKQLPQDCDEPMPPAREQMDVEPEPVRKEPTPGAHAAPLIEKMKNKKQWKYNDAEILKYIKSPKEDFTKMHGHGRTMMRDKIRHRMLRTKGLVDGKGRIIKHGGDGQNRHIDSQPGEVNADSDNESIAVAGVPRQGVATRSTRSSLRSRYGRSVHTVMASLFPPDISNPFEDPAGSEASLDAAAVLTVDRNATLTLGTDALIVLDEGLRHRRAASNCCGLLPQLAKTTRAIPFHSVLWAEFRNFDITIHYAQPVGRKGNGCRVGFVNYQVTDKSLHGHAKAWVEKLMERTYPPSTRRKLRVKVLVNPFGGQGYAQKMWTREIEPILAAARCALDIERTMYRGHAVEVAEKLDIEAFDVIACASGDGLPHEVFNGLARRRDAKRALRKIAVCQMPCGSGNAMSLNMLGTDSPSLAAVGLVKGVRTPLDLVAITQGNNTLYSFLSQAVGIIAETDLGTESLRWMGSLRFTWGFIVRLLGKTIYPAEVSVVVETDDKRQIRENYRRAREEYETAKSKQLHPSTHDDDSHLDPEDVTLPALKYGTITDPLHQDFTTQDIPNLGNFYTGNMCYMSPSTPFFSAALPSDGLMDMVTIPGDIARTTALRILTTIENGTLLNFPEVTYRKVLAYRITPRHRPDIVKGRFRARVGRWLGGAKKGQEGLVAIDGESVPFEPFQAEVVPGLGVTLSKSGGVYEYEGPEGP; this is encoded by the exons ATGGCGGCAGCGATGGCGTTCGA TCCCACCGCCCTCATCCTAGAGATCTATCCCGACAACAACATCACTGGTCCTTCAGTCCAGGCACACCAAGGTGTCCTAGTAGCCTCATGTGAGTACCTCATCAACGGTATGGCGGCGGCGATGGCAGAAGCAGCAGGTGTGCAGCAAGTAGTAAGGCAGCCGCCCTTCATGGTTGCGGAGGTGCCTTACGATGTCATGACGGTGTTCCTCAAGTGGCTCTATGCCGCTCACTTCGGCTCGAACAATCATCAATTTCAGTTCCAGACCATGGCAGATATCTTGAGCGTGTGGCGCTGGACGAAGCACCCTCTCTACAACACGGGCTTCCGCGACAGCTTGGTCATCGAGATGGTGAAGCTTGTCCAGACTATCACCAACGTGCGTCCCAATATGGCCGCTCACGAACTCGTCCACGTCATCGCCAACACCAACAGCGATATCGATGGTGGCATGGCTCACTTCTTCGCCGATTACATCCTTCACTCGGAACTCGACGACGCAGGCCTCAACCAGGCCTCGAATATCCTGGCGAGCGGCAGTCCTCACACGACTCTTTGCCATGCATTCATGCATGCTGTACTTACAGGCAAGAAAGCCACACGCTCAGGGCGGCCACAGAAACAGCTACCACAG GACTGCGATGAGCCCATGCCACCAGCGCGGGAACAGATGGACGTCGAGCCGGAGCCTGTTCGCAAAGAGCCAACGCCCGGTGCACATGCGGCGCCGCTGATCGAGAAAATGAAGAACAAGAAACAGTGGAAGTACAATGACGCGGAGATCCTCAAGTACATTAAGTCACCCAAGGAGGACTTCACCAAGATGCACGGCCATGGACGTACTATGATGCGGGACAAGATCCGACATCGCATGC TCAGGACCAAGGGTCTCGTGGATGGCAAGGGCAGAATCATCAAGCATGGAGGAGATGGCCAGAACCGTCACATCGACTCTCAGCCAGGGGAAGTCAATGCTGATTCGGATAACGAGTCCATCGCCGTCGCTGGTGTACCACGTCAAGGTGTTGCTACACGCAGCA CTCGCTCTTCCCTTCGCAGCCGGTATGG GCGCAGCGTACACACGGTCATGGCTTCGCTGTTCCCTCCTGATATCAGCAACCCGTTCGAAGACCCGGCTGGTTCCGAGGCATCGCTCGACGCTGCAGCTGTGCTGACAGTCGATCGAAATGCAACTCTGACGCTCGGGACGGACGCACTGATTGTACTGGACGAAGGGCTCAGACACAGGAGAGCTGCGTCGAATTGTTGTGGACTGCTACCGCAGCTTGCGAAGACGACGAGGGCGATTCCGTTCCATAGTGTGCTGTGGGCGGAGTTTCGCAATTTTGATATTACGATACATTATGCGCAACCTGTAGGAAGGAAGGGAAATGGATGTAGGGTTGGATTCGTGAATTATCAGGTCACGGACAAGAGCTTGCACGGACATGCGAAAGCGTGGGTGGAGAAGTTGATGGAGAGGACGTATCCGCCTAGCACGAGGAGGAAGCTGAGGGTAAAGGTCCTCGTGAACCCATTTGGTGGACAAGGATATGCGCAGAAAATGTGGACTCGGGAGATTGAGCCCATACTGGCTGCGGCGCGTTGCGCGCTGGATATCGAGAGGACGATGTACAGAGGGCATGCTGTGGAGGTTGCAGAGAAGCTGGATATTGAGGCGTTTGATGTGATTGCTTGCGCTTCTGGGGACGGACTACCGCATGAGGTGTTCAATGGACTGGCGAGGCGCAGGGACGCGAAGAGGGCATTGAGGAAGATTGCGGTCTGCCAGATGCCTTGTGGAAGTGGGAATGCCATGAGTCTCAATATGTTGGGGACAGACTCCCCATCGCTTGCCGCGGTGGGACTGGTCAAGGGAGTCAGGACACCACTGGATCTGGTCGCTATCACGCAAGGGAACAATACACTGTACAGCTTTCTATCCCAGGCTGTGGGCATCATCGCGGAAACAGACCTCGGAACAGAGTCACTGCGCTGGATGGGCTCTCTACGCTTCACCTGGGGCTTCATCGTCCGTCTCCTCGGCAAGACCATCTACCCAGCCGAAGTTTCAGTCGTAGTTGAGACCGACGACAAGCGCCAAATCCGCGAGAACTATCGTCGCGCGCGAGAAGAATACGAAACCGCCAAATCAAAACAGCTCCATCCCTCGACCCACGACGACGACTCCCACCTCGACCCGGAAGATGTAACCCTTCCCGCGCTCAAATACGGCACCATCACTGATCCCCTCCACCAAGACTTCACAACCCAAGACATCCCCAACCTCGGCAACTTCTACACCGGCAACATGTGCTACATGTCGCCCTCCACTCCCTTCTTCTCCGCCGCGCTCCCCTCTGACGGCCTAATGGACATGGTCACCATCCCCGGCGACATCGCCCGCACCACCGCGCTACGAATCCTCACCACCATCGAAAACGGCACGCTCTTAAACTTCCCCGAAGTCACGTACAGAAAAGTTTTGGCATATCGCATCACGCCGCGGCACAGGCCGGACATTGTGAAAGGAAGGTTTAGGGCGAGGGTGGGCAGGTGGTTGGGGGGTGCGAAGAAGGGACAGGAGGGACTTGTGGCGATTGATGGGGAGAGTGTGCCGTTTGAGCCGTTTCAGGCGGAGGTTGTGCCGGGGTTGGGGGTGACATTGAGTAAGAGTGGGGGAGTCTATGAGTATGAGGGACCTGAGGGGCCTTGA